The genomic window TTTGGCCAGCGTAGCTGACGCGCGCAAATGCGTGATCCGCCAATGGGCGATAAATTTTGATGAGACTTTGGAGATTTGAACCGATGACTGATTTTGCAGGACCCGGCGATGCGCTGCCCGATATTGCGATGGAAACGCCCGATGGCGGAACGGTGAAGCCATCCGATTTTGTGGGCAAGAAGCTCGTCCTCTTCTTTTATCCCAAGGATAACACGCCCGGCTGCACCACCGAGGCGAAGGACTTCACCGGGCTTAAGGGCGAATTTGACGCAGCCGGTGTGGAGCTTCTCGGCGTTTCAAAGGATTCTGCGAAAAAGCACCAGAACTTTATCGCAAAACATGATCTTAAAACGCCTCTCGCAACTGATGCTGAAGAAGGCGGGCTTTCCGACGCCTTGGGCATTTGGACTGAGAAGAAGATGTACGGCAAAACCTTTATGGGAATGGTGCGCACAACCTATCTTGTGGATGCCGATGGCAAGATCGCGCAAGTTTGGAACAAGGTGAAGGTGAAAGGCCACGCGGAAGAAGTGCTGGCCGCTGCCAAGGCCCTCTAAATTCCCATGCAATCGGTATCTTCTGCCATTCGCGCCGCGCTTCTTACAGGTGATCCGCGCGCCAAGTGCTTTGCCACGCGCGACGTGGCGCGGCGTTGGCGAAAAGGCGAGCTTGCGTTTACATTTGATGAGGCGATGCCGGATCAGCCCGCGTGGCCTGACCAGCCCGAACTCTTGCCGCCCAACAAAATGCCAAAGCGCGGCAAGTTCGGGTCAGAACGTGCGCGCATCGCCTTGTGGCATTCGCTTGCTCATATCGAGTTCGTCGCAATTGACCTGGCGCTGGATATGGCAGGGCGATTTGGGGCGGAGATGGGCGAAGAGTTTGTTTCCGACTTTCTTTATGTCGCAGCCGACGAAGCGATGCACCATGCTCTTCTTGCGCGCAAATTGGAAAGCCTTGGCAGCCATTATGGCGCGCTGCCAGCGCATGGCGGATTGTGGGAAGCAGCGCACGAAACGCGCCATGATGTCGCAGCGCGCCTGGCGATTGTTCCCATGGTGCTCGAGGCGCGCGGGCTTGATGTGACGCCGGCCACTCTTGAACGAGTCAAAGCCGCGGGAGATGAACACGGCGCGAAGATATTGGCACGCATTCTTGACGATGAAATCCGTCACGTCGGATTTGGCACCAAATACTTTTTAAAAATCGCTAAAGAATCGGGCGAAGACCCCGCCGAGGCTTGGAAATCCCTCGTTCGCAGGCATTTCAGAGGCCCCGTTAAGCCGCCATTCAACGACTCAGCGCGTCTTGCAGCCGGTTTATCGCGGGACTTCTACGAAGATATTGCGGTTTAACGAATCGGCCCGATAACTGTTTTTTACGAATTGGCTGTGCAGAAGTGTTCGCCGAATCGTTAACCACGCAAACGAAGGCATTTTCGCCTTTTTTGAGCCAGCCATGGGCGTGGGGGTAA from Erythrobacter sp. SCSIO 43205 includes these protein-coding regions:
- a CDS encoding ferritin-like domain-containing protein, with amino-acid sequence MQSVSSAIRAALLTGDPRAKCFATRDVARRWRKGELAFTFDEAMPDQPAWPDQPELLPPNKMPKRGKFGSERARIALWHSLAHIEFVAIDLALDMAGRFGAEMGEEFVSDFLYVAADEAMHHALLARKLESLGSHYGALPAHGGLWEAAHETRHDVAARLAIVPMVLEARGLDVTPATLERVKAAGDEHGAKILARILDDEIRHVGFGTKYFLKIAKESGEDPAEAWKSLVRRHFRGPVKPPFNDSARLAAGLSRDFYEDIAV
- a CDS encoding peroxiredoxin — translated: MTDFAGPGDALPDIAMETPDGGTVKPSDFVGKKLVLFFYPKDNTPGCTTEAKDFTGLKGEFDAAGVELLGVSKDSAKKHQNFIAKHDLKTPLATDAEEGGLSDALGIWTEKKMYGKTFMGMVRTTYLVDADGKIAQVWNKVKVKGHAEEVLAAAKAL